The nucleotide window AGGAAATCTCGGATTAGCGATCAGGAATTGAGGGCGTGCAGCCGATGGACGATTCGACGGCGTCGGCCCGGCGTCGGCTTCATCGCCGGCCGTCTCTCACTGATGTAGCCGCTCTAGCCGGTGTTGCTCCGATCACGGTGTCTCGTGTCGCCAATGAGCACGAGAACGTTGACCCCGTGACTCGGGAGCGTGTTCTCGAGGCCATGAGGAAAATCGGCTATCAGCCGAACCGGATGGCTCGCGCGTTGCGTTCAGGGCGTTACCGCAACGTCGGAGTCATCGTCTTCGGTTTGGGAACGATCGGCAACGTTCGAACGCTGGAGGCGATCGCGGCGGCGTGTGCCGCCGCGGACTATTCGCTCACTCTCGTTGCGATCGAAACGGCGGACCAGGAGCACGTGTCCGCTGCGTTCACCCGGATGCGGCGGGAGGACGTTGATGGCGTCGTCATTGTTCTCGATCAGAACTTGATGGATCATTCGATCGCCCAGCTTCCGAGCGGACTACCGGTCGTTGTCGTCGATTCGAACGAACGGCCAGACTACCCGGTGATCGATACCGATCAGCGCCAGGGGGCGCGGTTGGCAACACAGCACTTAATCGATCTGGGCCATCGGACCGTGTGGCATGTTACGGGCCCGTCTAGTTCCTTCGCTGCCGTCCATCGCGAGGACGCCTGGCGGGAAGCGTTGGTCGCCGCCGGCCGCCGAGTACCTGAACCGATTCGTGGAGACTGGACGCCGCGCTCCGGTTACGCGGCTGGCGTGCTACTTCGCGAGAACCTCCAAGCGACCGCTGTTTTTGCCGCAAATGACCAGATGGCTCTCGGGATCATCGGGGCTTTTCATGAGGTTGGGATCAAGGTGCCGGCCGAGGTAAGCGTCGTCGGTTTCGATGACGTGGACGAGGCGGTCTCGCTGTGGCCGCCTCTCACGACGATTCACCAGCGGTTCGACCTCGTGGGCAGTACCGCTTTCGATACGTTGCTGGCAAAGATTGATGACCACGAGTTCCGCTCGAAGACCGTCCGTATCCAGACGTCGCTCGTGGTGCGTTCGAGCACGGCGGCGCCCGCTCGAAAGGTGTGACCGGCGCCTCGAATTGGCACGCCGGTCACGCCGTGCGGTCAGGTCAGCGACCAGCTCTGGTGGCGGGCGCCCGAGCAGGTGTACACCTTCACGGCGTTACCGTTCGCGGTACCCGCGTTCCAGACGTCGAGACAGAGGCCGGACTGCTCGGCGACGATCGCTCCGCCGGTGGTCACCCGCCAGCGTTGGTTCGCTCCGCCGTTACAGGTGTAGGTCTGCACTGTCGTACCGGGCGCGACGCTGTATCCGGCAACATCCAGGCACAGACCCGATTCGACTCCGACGATCGTCCCGTCGACCCCAAGCCGCCACCGTTGATTGCTCGCGCCCGAGCAGTCGTAGATCGTCACCGGAGTACTCGGCGTCACGCTGTGCCCCGGCACGTCGAGACATTCGCCGGAGGCGGCACTCACGATCGACTTCGACGCGGCGGTCTGGGACATGCGCCAACCGATGTGGATGCGATCAAGGGCGGACTGATTCGTGACGGCCAGCCCGATCGTGGACCCGTTCCCGTTCTGGGTAGCTCCAGAAAGGGTAAACATGCGCCACTGATCGTTGTCCCGCACGCCCACCCAATGGATGGAGCCGATCCTCTGAGCCGCGAACTCGTCGGTGAGCGCCCGGATGTACTGCACGTTATTCTCCGTGCTCGCCGCGTTCTTGAAGTCGTAACCGGTCGCGAGGTAGGTTCCGAATTCGGTCATGACAGCGCGGTTCGCGAACTCACCGACGACTTCGCGGATCTGGGAGCGCCACTGATCGTAGGTGCGGGCGGGCTGCCACTCGGCGTAGGTGTGGAACGCCAGCTTCGTGCCCGAGAAGCGGGTGTCACGACCAGCGTCGGTCGTGTTGTAGCTCATACCGGAGCCAGGGACGAGAATCCGGGAACGATCGATCTGCGGGTAGCGGTTTATCCACGTGGCGGCCTGATCGAGCCACTCGGGCGTCGAGTAGCCGAAAGGCTCGTTGAAGATCTCGAAGTGAACACTGCTGTTCGAGTTGTAGCGGGCCACGATCGCGTCCCACATCCCCTCCCAGCCTTGGTCCATGCGCCCGTCCCGGGCGTAGGTGCCCAGGCACTCCTGGTCCCATTCGGCCAGGACGACCTTCATTCCCCGTGCAGTGATGGCGTCGATGGCTGCTTGGTAGGAGTTCCACCAGGACCCGCCGACGGTTGTGACGTTCATGGGGAGGCGGACGGTGTTTGCCCCCCGTGCCGCCAGCTGATCGGCCACAGCGGTCGCTTTCGAATGCACGGCTGCGTAGCTGTCCGAGTCCCAGAGACCTGAGGGGACGACATTGCCGCAGACGTAGTTGTCTCGGGCATCGGCCCAGTTCCATCCGCGGATGTCCGACGCCGCGATGCTGGATGCGGGTCCCGGTGTTGCGGCAGCCGCCGACGCGGGAGCGCTGGCAGTCAGGGCGAGGACCCCAGCCATCGCCATGCCGGTGAGTAGGAGAGCAGCGGCGCGAAGACGCTGCAGTGATCGGATTCGAGGGGGCATTCGTTGGCACCTCTTTAGTCGATGGTAACGACACCATTGCCGTTGTCCCCATCTTGGGTTGCCCTCACGCGCCTGTCAAACGGAGTTCTGTGCCTCTTGCGGGTCACATGGGCCGACGAGACGATGCCCGCCGCACCCTGAGAAGGGGTGCGACGGGCATCGACGGTTGCGGTGCGTGGGGAACCTACTTGCGGTAGATGCCCGAGGCGCTCCTGTTGCCTGCCTCATCGGTGGCTCGGTACTCGACCTTGAGGATTTTGCCGTCACTGATCGGCACTGCCCTCTTGTACTCGAGCCACGGTCCGTTGACGGTGCGTCCGGAGTACTTCAGGACGTAGCGGTACCGAATGACATCCACTCCGGAAGTTTCGTCGTTCGCGGTGAGGACGAGTCGGTAGCCCGAGCGCTTCTCCGCAGCGACTGTCGGGGCGGTCCGGTCGATCTTGCCTGTCCAGGTGGCGGTCTCGGAAGAGTTGCCTGCCTGGTCCACTGCGCGGGCGGCGACCGTGTGCTCGCCGTCGGCTTCAATGGCGATCGGTCCCGTCACGGGAGCGAAGGCGCCGCCGTCGATGCTTGCTTCGAGCGAAGCAACAGGTCCCTCGGCATCCTCTGCGGTGACGGTGAGCTGAACCGGGTCGCGGTACCAGCCGTTCGAGCCGGTGGGGGTGGCGGGGTCGGCGGTGATCGTCACGGTCGGTGCGGTCGTGTCGGCCGCTCCGATCGAGACGGACCCGGTCGAGGGGGTGTCGGCCACTGAACTGCCGGCGAAGAGTGCGACGTCGCCGGCGGGGGTGACCCAGTCCTGCGCTGTTGCATCCCAGTACTGCAGGGCGCGGCGGTCGAGCGTGATCTCGACAGTCTTCGATTCACCCGCTGCGAGGTTCACCTGTGCGAAGCCGGCGAGCGAGCGCTCGGCGGTCGGAACGTCGGTCGGAAGAGCGCCCGTGTAGAGCTGGACGGTCTCGGTACCGGCAGTCTCTCCGGTGTTCTTGACCGTCACGCTGGCCATGGTCGCTACGGGATCGGTCCCCGCCACGTCCACCGAAGAAGCGGTGACGGTCGGTCCGTACTCGAAGCTCGGGTACGACAGGCCGAAGCCGAACGGGAACTGCGGTTCGACGTCGTTGGCCAGGTAGC belongs to Rathayibacter caricis DSM 15933 and includes:
- a CDS encoding ricin-type beta-trefoil lectin domain protein, whose translation is MAMAGVLALTASAPASAAAATPGPASSIAASDIRGWNWADARDNYVCGNVVPSGLWDSDSYAAVHSKATAVADQLAARGANTVRLPMNVTTVGGSWWNSYQAAIDAITARGMKVVLAEWDQECLGTYARDGRMDQGWEGMWDAIVARYNSNSSVHFEIFNEPFGYSTPEWLDQAATWINRYPQIDRSRILVPGSGMSYNTTDAGRDTRFSGTKLAFHTYAEWQPARTYDQWRSQIREVVGEFANRAVMTEFGTYLATGYDFKNAASTENNVQYIRALTDEFAAQRIGSIHWVGVRDNDQWRMFTLSGATQNGNGSTIGLAVTNQSALDRIHIGWRMSQTAASKSIVSAASGECLDVPGHSVTPSTPVTIYDCSGASNQRWRLGVDGTIVGVESGLCLDVAGYSVAPGTTVQTYTCNGGANQRWRVTTGGAIVAEQSGLCLDVWNAGTANGNAVKVYTCSGARHQSWSLT
- a CDS encoding LacI family DNA-binding transcriptional regulator, which produces MDDSTASARRRLHRRPSLTDVAALAGVAPITVSRVANEHENVDPVTRERVLEAMRKIGYQPNRMARALRSGRYRNVGVIVFGLGTIGNVRTLEAIAAACAAADYSLTLVAIETADQEHVSAAFTRMRREDVDGVVIVLDQNLMDHSIAQLPSGLPVVVVDSNERPDYPVIDTDQRQGARLATQHLIDLGHRTVWHVTGPSSSFAAVHREDAWREALVAAGRRVPEPIRGDWTPRSGYAAGVLLRENLQATAVFAANDQMALGIIGAFHEVGIKVPAEVSVVGFDDVDEAVSLWPPLTTIHQRFDLVGSTAFDTLLAKIDDHEFRSKTVRIQTSLVVRSSTAAPARKV